In one window of Bdellovibrio bacteriovorus W DNA:
- a CDS encoding peptide ABC transporter ATP-binding protein (COG4608 ABC-type oligopeptide transport system, ATPase component): protein MSTPLLKVENLTKSFPIFGGLLNREVASVKAVQGVSFEINKGETLGLVGESGCGKSTLGRCLTRLHDTTSGKIFYNGQDITDINGEELREMRKKIQIIFQDPFASLNPRMTIGAILEEPLVIHGLGATAQARRDRVHELIDLVGLRHEHLNRYPHEFSGGQRQRVGIARALAVNPELIVCDEPVSALDVSIQAQVINLLMELQAKLGLTYIFIAHDLKVVEHVSTKVAVMYLGKIVEMAEAEELYLNPKHPYTKALMSAIPVPDPRRKDDRIILTGDVPSPINPPSGCHFHPRCPMAIEDCKTIVPTLEEKSKDHIASCIRV from the coding sequence ATGAGTACACCTTTATTAAAAGTTGAAAACTTAACTAAGAGCTTTCCTATTTTCGGTGGCCTTCTGAATCGTGAAGTTGCCAGCGTAAAAGCAGTTCAAGGCGTTTCTTTTGAAATCAATAAAGGCGAAACTTTAGGCCTTGTTGGTGAATCTGGTTGTGGTAAGTCGACTCTAGGTCGTTGCCTCACTCGCTTACACGACACTACTTCTGGAAAGATTTTTTATAACGGTCAGGATATCACTGATATCAATGGTGAAGAGCTGCGCGAAATGCGCAAAAAAATCCAAATCATTTTCCAAGATCCGTTTGCTTCTCTAAATCCACGCATGACTATCGGTGCGATTTTAGAAGAACCTCTTGTCATTCACGGACTCGGCGCCACAGCTCAAGCTCGCCGTGATCGTGTTCATGAATTGATTGATCTTGTGGGTCTTCGCCACGAGCACCTTAATCGTTACCCGCACGAATTCTCAGGTGGTCAACGCCAACGCGTCGGCATTGCTCGCGCCTTGGCTGTAAACCCTGAGTTGATCGTCTGTGACGAGCCCGTTTCAGCACTGGACGTTTCGATTCAAGCTCAAGTCATCAATCTTTTGATGGAGCTTCAAGCAAAGCTCGGCCTGACGTACATCTTTATTGCCCATGACCTTAAAGTCGTTGAGCACGTATCGACTAAAGTCGCGGTTATGTACTTAGGAAAAATCGTGGAAATGGCTGAGGCTGAAGAGCTTTATCTGAATCCAAAGCATCCGTATACGAAAGCTTTGATGTCCGCTATTCCAGTTCCAGATCCTCGCCGCAAAGATGACCGTATTATCCTTACGGGCGACGTTCCGTCTCCAATCAATCCACCATCTGGCTGCCACTTCCACCCGCGCTGCCCTATGGCCATTGAGGATTGCAAGACTATCGTCCCGACTTTGGAAGAAAAATCCAAGGATCACATCGCATCTTGCATCCGAGTGTAA
- a CDS encoding oligopeptide ABC transporter ATP-binding protein (COG0444 ABC-type dipeptide/oligopeptide/nickel transport system, ATPase component): MSEILLDVQNLKTRFQTDEGTFYAVDDVSFSVKKGQTLGIVGESGCGKSVTSLSVMRLIQKPGNVDSGKIMFKGENLLGYSEDKMRNIRGNEIAMIFQEPMTSLNPVYTIGDQIEEAILLHQKELSKDQAREKAIEMLRLVGIPAPEKRFHEYPHQLSGGMRQRVMIAMAISCNPELLIADEPTTALDVTIQAQILDLMRKLQKDFNAGMILITHDLGVVAEMCQEVAVMYAGRVVEFGTVEDIFYRPKHPYTRGLLDSIPHFETGQKLEQLKTIKGMVPSLYNLPKGCRFADRCPYAQNDCRESYPSTENLRGIHKVACFHPLSDEVKA; encoded by the coding sequence GTGAGCGAAATTTTACTAGATGTGCAAAATCTGAAAACTCGTTTTCAGACAGATGAAGGCACCTTCTACGCGGTAGATGACGTCAGCTTCTCCGTAAAAAAAGGGCAAACACTTGGAATCGTTGGGGAATCTGGTTGCGGAAAATCCGTAACTTCTCTTTCCGTCATGCGTTTGATCCAAAAACCGGGCAACGTTGACTCTGGTAAAATCATGTTCAAAGGGGAAAACCTTCTCGGTTACTCTGAGGATAAGATGCGCAACATTCGTGGAAACGAAATTGCGATGATTTTCCAAGAGCCTATGACTTCCCTAAATCCCGTTTACACGATTGGCGACCAGATCGAAGAAGCCATTCTTTTGCACCAAAAAGAACTTTCTAAAGATCAAGCTCGCGAAAAGGCGATCGAAATGCTTCGTCTTGTGGGAATTCCAGCTCCAGAAAAGCGTTTTCACGAATATCCGCACCAACTTTCAGGCGGTATGCGCCAAAGAGTCATGATTGCCATGGCAATTAGCTGCAATCCTGAACTCTTAATCGCGGATGAGCCAACAACGGCTTTGGACGTAACAATTCAAGCTCAGATTCTAGATTTAATGCGCAAACTGCAAAAAGACTTTAATGCCGGAATGATCTTGATCACTCATGATCTCGGTGTTGTTGCAGAGATGTGCCAAGAAGTTGCTGTTATGTACGCGGGTCGCGTGGTTGAGTTCGGCACTGTCGAAGATATCTTCTACCGTCCTAAGCATCCCTACACTCGTGGTCTTCTAGATTCTATTCCGCACTTTGAAACTGGACAGAAGCTAGAGCAGTTAAAAACAATCAAAGGGATGGTTCCAAGTCTTTACAATCTTCCAAAAGGTTGCAGATTTGCGGATCGCTGTCCGTATGCTCAAAATGATTGCCGAGAGTCTTATCCTTCCACTGAAAACCTTCGCGGCATTCATAAAGTTGCTTGTTTCCATCCACTTTCTGATGAGGTTAAAGCTTAA